The DNA region TTTGTGCGCGCCGCCGTGCAGCAGATCTTCACGCTTGAGATAGAGGCGGGTTTTGGTGCCTTTGGTCAGGTTTTTGCACAGCGTCAGGGCGGTCGGACGGCCCGCATAGTTTTTCAGCAGGTCGGTAAATTCGGCCTGAAACGCCGGATCTTTCTGCGCGTCGACAAACGCCTGTTCGAGCTGGCGCAGCGCGGGCATCAGGATCTGCGGAACATACATTCCGCCAAATTCGCCAAAGTAGGGATTGAGTAACGTCATTTTATCTTCCTTTCTCGGGCCCGGGTTGACGCGGGCCAGGCAAATCAGTAGGCACGCAGTGTCTGAAACACAGCAGCGATTTTACGGGCATCTTTGATGCCGGGCGCGCTTTCCACGCCAGAGTTGAAGTCCAGTCCGGCACAGCCCAGCTGCGCGGCTTCAACACAGTTATCCGCGCTGAGGCCACCGGCCAGCAGCACATTGTCCAGGGTCTGCCCCTGCAGCAGTGACCAGTCGAAACGTTCGCCGGTGCCGCCGTTGCCGTTGTCGAACACGTAGCGGTCCACATGCGGCCAGTCGCGGGCCGGGACGCTGCCCTCGATGCGCAGTGCTTTCCAGATCTGCACCGCCGCGGGCAGCGCAGCGCGCAGGTCGGCCACGAAGGCGGGGGTCTCATCGCCATGCAGCTGCACGGCGGCGAGTGAAAGTGCGCTGACCTGCGTGACAATGTCACTTATCGCATTGTTGCGGAAGACACCGACATAGCGCAGCGGCGCGGCGGCGATCACTGACTGCGCCGTGGCCGTGTCGATCAGGCGCGGTGAGCCTTCGGCAAAAATCAGGCCGCCATAGATGGCACCGGCTTCATAGGCGGCACGCGCATCTTCAGGACGGGTCAGGCCGCACACCTTGTTGTTGCCCAGGGTCACGCGACGCACGGCACCGGTGAGATCGGGCTCTTCCATCAGCGCGGAGCCAATCAGGAAGCCGTTGGCAAAGTGGCTCAGCTCGCGAATGTCGGCATAGCTGTTGATCCCCGACTCGCTGATCACCGTCACGCCGTGCGACAGGCGCGGGGCCAGCTGGCGCGTGCGGTTAAGATCGATAGAGAGATCGCGCAGATCGCGGTTGTTGATGCCCACCACTCTGGCCTGCAGGGCGATGGCGCGCTCCAGCTCCTCTTCGTTACTGACTTCGGTCAGGATGCCCATCTTCAGGCTGTGCGCCACGGCCGCCAGCTGACGATACTGCTCATCATCCAGCACGGAGAGCATCAGCAGGATGGCGTCCGCCTGGTAGTAACGCGCCAGGTAGATCTGGTAGGGATCGATAATGAAATCTTTGCACAGCACCGGCTGGGTAATCGCCGCGCTGACTATCGGCAGAAAGGCGAAGTCGCCCTGAAAATATTTCTCATCGGTCAGCACGGAGACCGCAGAGGCGTAGTGGCGATAGACACCGGCAATGGCCGCCGGGTCGAAATCCTCGCGGATCACCCCTTTAGAGGGCGACGCTTTTTTACACTCCAGGATAAACGCGGTGCGTGCACCCTGCAGCGCGTCGTAGAAATGACGGCTGGCAGGTTCAATGCTGTTCTGAAAGGTAGAGAGCGGCTGCTGCTGCTGACGGGCTTCAACCCAAATCGCTTTATCCTGAACAATTTTTTCTAACACGGTGCCTTTCATGATTATCCTCTTGCTGCCAGTGCGACTACGCGCTCATAAGCCTGTCCGCTGCGGATGGCGTTTAGCGCCTGCTGGGCGTTTTCACGCAGATCTTCCTGACCGAATACCTTAAGCAACATCGCCACGTTGACGGCGACCGCTTCTTCATGCGCCTGCTGGCCATTACCCTGGAGTAAAGCCGTGAGAATGTCACGATTTTCTTCCGGCGTGCCGCCCGCCAGCGCCTCTTTGGGATGGAAGCCAAAACCGAAGTCCTCCGGCGAGAGCTGATAGCGGGTGATCTCGCCATCACGCAGTTCAGCCACGTGCGTCACGTCGTGCAGCGCCACCTCATCCATGCCGCCGCCATGCACCACCGCGGCGCGCTGGTAGCCCAGCACTTTCAGGGTCTGGGCAATCGGCATCACCAGATCCGGGCTGTAGA from Pantoea deleyi includes:
- the trpCF gene encoding bifunctional indole-3-glycerol-phosphate synthase TrpC/phosphoribosylanthranilate isomerase TrpF gives rise to the protein MKGTVLEKIVQDKAIWVEARQQQQPLSTFQNSIEPASRHFYDALQGARTAFILECKKASPSKGVIREDFDPAAIAGVYRHYASAVSVLTDEKYFQGDFAFLPIVSAAITQPVLCKDFIIDPYQIYLARYYQADAILLMLSVLDDEQYRQLAAVAHSLKMGILTEVSNEEELERAIALQARVVGINNRDLRDLSIDLNRTRQLAPRLSHGVTVISESGINSYADIRELSHFANGFLIGSALMEEPDLTGAVRRVTLGNNKVCGLTRPEDARAAYEAGAIYGGLIFAEGSPRLIDTATAQSVIAAAPLRYVGVFRNNAISDIVTQVSALSLAAVQLHGDETPAFVADLRAALPAAVQIWKALRIEGSVPARDWPHVDRYVFDNGNGGTGERFDWSLLQGQTLDNVLLAGGLSADNCVEAAQLGCAGLDFNSGVESAPGIKDARKIAAVFQTLRAY